In a single window of the Streptomyces cinnabarinus genome:
- a CDS encoding purine-nucleoside phosphorylase — translation MNASLLPDDIQGDPYAAADAAAARLRELTGAETHDVALVMGSGWAPAVDALGDPDAEFQVTELPGFPPPAVAGHGGKVRSYKIGEKRALVFLGRTHYYEGRGVAAVAHGVRTAVAAGCKTIVLTNGCGGLREGMRPGQPVLISDHINLTATSPIVGANFVDLTDLYSPRLRALCKEIDGTLEEGVYAQFPGPHYETPAEIRMARVIGADLVGMSTVLEAIAAREAGAEVLGISLVTNLAAGMTGEPLNHEEVLQAGRDSATRMGALLTQVLGRL, via the coding sequence GTGAACGCATCTCTTCTTCCGGACGACATCCAGGGCGACCCCTACGCCGCCGCCGACGCCGCCGCCGCTCGCCTGCGCGAACTGACGGGGGCCGAGACCCACGACGTCGCCCTCGTGATGGGCTCCGGCTGGGCGCCGGCCGTGGACGCCCTCGGCGACCCCGATGCCGAGTTCCAGGTCACCGAGCTGCCCGGGTTCCCGCCGCCGGCGGTCGCGGGCCATGGCGGCAAGGTCCGCTCGTACAAGATCGGCGAGAAGCGTGCGCTGGTCTTCCTCGGGCGTACGCACTACTACGAGGGCCGTGGCGTGGCCGCGGTCGCGCACGGTGTGCGTACGGCCGTGGCGGCGGGCTGCAAGACGATCGTGCTGACGAACGGCTGCGGCGGTCTGCGGGAGGGTATGCGCCCGGGGCAGCCGGTGCTGATCAGCGACCACATCAACCTCACGGCGACGTCGCCGATCGTGGGCGCGAACTTCGTGGACCTGACGGACCTCTACTCCCCGCGGCTGCGCGCCCTGTGCAAGGAGATCGACGGGACGCTGGAGGAGGGTGTCTACGCCCAGTTCCCCGGCCCGCACTACGAGACTCCGGCGGAGATCCGGATGGCTCGGGTCATCGGTGCGGACCTGGTCGGTATGTCGACGGTCCTTGAGGCCATCGCGGCACGTGAGGCGGGGGCGGAGGTGCTCGGCATCTCCCTGGTCACCAACCTCGCCGCGGGGATGACGGGCGAGCCCCTCAACCACGAGGAAGTCCTGCAGGCCGGTCGCGACAGCGCCACCCGGATGGGCGCGCTGCTGACGCAGGTGCTGGGCCGCCTGTAA
- a CDS encoding gamma-glutamylcyclotransferase — translation MSLYAAYAGNLDARLMTRRAPHSPMRATGWLNGWRLTFGGEQMGWEGALATIVEDPASQVFVALYDIAPMDEESLDRWEGVGLDVYRRVRIRVVTLDGEEPAWTYVLNGYEGGLPSARYLGEVADAAESAGAPHDYVMELRKRPC, via the coding sequence ATGTCGCTCTACGCCGCGTACGCCGGCAACCTCGACGCGCGGCTGATGACCCGCCGCGCCCCGCATTCGCCGATGCGCGCCACCGGGTGGCTGAACGGGTGGCGACTGACGTTCGGCGGCGAGCAGATGGGCTGGGAGGGGGCGCTGGCGACGATCGTCGAGGACCCCGCGTCCCAGGTCTTCGTCGCGCTCTACGACATCGCCCCGATGGACGAGGAGTCGCTGGACCGCTGGGAGGGCGTGGGCCTGGACGTGTACCGCCGGGTCCGGATCCGGGTGGTCACGCTGGACGGCGAGGAGCCGGCCTGGACCTACGTCCTGAACGGCTACGAGGGCGGCCTGCCGTCGGCCCGCTACCTGGGCGAGGTCGCCGACGCGGCGGAGTCGGCGGGGGCGCCGCACGACTATGTGATGGAGCTGCGGAAGCGGCCTTGCTGA
- a CDS encoding NAD(P)H-quinone dehydrogenase, producing MEYVTRIVIIGGGPGGYEAALVAAQLGAEVTVVDCDGLGGASVLTDCVPSKTLIATAEVMTTFDSSYEELGIIVADDTPHIDTPARVVGVDLGKVNRRVKRLALAQSHDITASVTRAGARVMRGRGRLDGMQGLDGSRKVIVSTADGTEETLVADAVLIATGGHPREVPDAQPDGERILNWTQVYDLTELPEELIVVGSGVTGAEFAGAYQALGSKVTLVSSRDRVLPGEDPDAAAVLEDVFRRRGMNVMARSRAAAAKRVGDRVEVTLADGRVITGTHCLMAVGAIPNSAGLGLEEAGVKLRESGHIWTDKVSRTTAPGVYAAGDVTGVFALASVAAMQGRIAMYHFLGDAVAPLNLKTVSSNVFTDPEIATVGYTQADVEAGKIDARVVKLPLLRNPRAKMQGIRDGFVKIFCRPGTGIVVGGVVVSPRASELIHPISIAVDNNLTVEQIANAFTVYPSLSGSIAEVARQLHTRKSGGEV from the coding sequence ATGGAGTACGTGACTCGGATCGTGATCATCGGTGGCGGACCCGGCGGATACGAAGCGGCGCTGGTCGCCGCTCAGCTCGGCGCGGAGGTGACCGTCGTCGACTGCGACGGTCTGGGCGGGGCGTCGGTGCTCACCGACTGCGTGCCGTCGAAGACTCTGATCGCCACGGCCGAGGTGATGACCACCTTCGACTCCTCCTATGAAGAGCTCGGCATCATCGTCGCCGACGACACCCCGCACATCGACACCCCCGCCCGGGTCGTCGGCGTGGACCTCGGCAAGGTCAACCGACGGGTCAAGCGCCTCGCGCTCGCCCAGTCGCACGACATCACCGCCTCCGTCACCCGGGCCGGCGCCCGTGTCATGCGCGGCCGCGGCCGGCTCGACGGCATGCAGGGCCTCGACGGCTCCCGCAAGGTGATCGTCTCCACCGCCGACGGCACCGAGGAGACCCTCGTCGCCGACGCCGTCCTCATCGCCACCGGCGGTCACCCCCGCGAGGTGCCCGACGCCCAGCCCGACGGCGAGCGCATCCTCAACTGGACCCAGGTCTACGACCTCACCGAGCTGCCCGAAGAGCTCATCGTGGTCGGTTCCGGTGTGACGGGCGCCGAGTTCGCCGGTGCCTACCAGGCCCTCGGCTCCAAGGTCACCCTCGTCTCGTCCCGCGACCGCGTGCTGCCCGGCGAGGACCCCGACGCCGCCGCCGTGCTGGAGGACGTCTTCCGCCGCCGCGGCATGAACGTCATGGCCCGCTCCCGCGCCGCCGCCGCCAAGCGGGTCGGCGACCGGGTCGAGGTCACCCTCGCCGACGGCCGCGTCATCACCGGCACCCACTGCCTGATGGCGGTCGGCGCCATCCCCAACAGCGCGGGCCTCGGCCTTGAGGAGGCCGGGGTCAAGCTGCGCGAGTCCGGTCACATCTGGACCGACAAGGTCTCCAGGACCACGGCTCCCGGTGTCTACGCCGCCGGTGACGTCACCGGCGTCTTCGCCCTCGCCTCCGTGGCCGCGATGCAGGGCCGGATCGCCATGTACCACTTCCTCGGCGACGCGGTGGCCCCGCTGAACCTCAAGACGGTCTCCTCGAACGTCTTCACCGACCCCGAGATCGCCACCGTCGGCTACACCCAGGCCGACGTCGAGGCGGGCAAGATCGACGCCCGGGTCGTCAAGCTGCCTCTGCTGCGCAACCCGCGCGCCAAGATGCAGGGCATCCGGGACGGCTTCGTCAAGATCTTCTGCCGTCCGGGCACCGGCATCGTGGTCGGCGGTGTGGTCGTCTCCCCCCGCGCCTCGGAACTGATCCATCCGATCTCGATCGCCGTCGACAACAATCTGACGGTCGAACAGATCGCGAACGCGTTCACCGTGTACCCGTCCCTTTCGGGGTCGATCGCCGAGGTCGCCCGGCAGCTGCACACCCGGAAGAGCGGCGGCGAGGTCTGA